One genomic region from Haladaptatus caseinilyticus encodes:
- a CDS encoding ParA family protein, giving the protein MKRAITLWSESGGVGKTTMATNVAAALGRRDERVLVVDLDPQLGSLTDHVGYQELKTGDRDHLGHVLLDDSKDVRSLIVETEDFDLVPSHEGLANIESEMAARNTSLREFQLRSALKSVAGEYDYFIIDPPATLNVLVDNALVAARNVVIPIELTRKGSISIEGLEDTLDSMERGFRKFDDSFKLGILAVVPNEVGDSNIYRDTRDELEADGKPVTPFGVRKRDVLKEAWKRQMNVFEFAESDDTRDLREYEQDLLSNFEHLARIIEQGTVDVEVKA; this is encoded by the coding sequence ATGAAACGGGCCATCACACTGTGGAGCGAATCCGGTGGGGTCGGCAAGACGACCATGGCAACCAACGTGGCCGCCGCACTAGGACGGCGAGACGAACGAGTTCTCGTGGTCGATTTGGACCCCCAACTGGGGAGTTTGACTGATCACGTCGGCTATCAGGAACTAAAAACAGGAGACCGTGATCATCTTGGCCACGTTCTACTAGACGATAGCAAAGACGTTCGCTCGCTTATCGTCGAGACTGAAGATTTCGATCTCGTTCCATCTCATGAGGGGCTTGCGAACATCGAAAGCGAAATGGCCGCTCGGAACACCTCACTCCGAGAATTTCAGCTCCGTTCCGCACTGAAATCCGTGGCAGGTGAGTACGACTACTTCATTATCGACCCACCGGCGACACTGAACGTCCTTGTGGACAATGCACTAGTCGCGGCGCGCAACGTCGTGATTCCGATCGAACTTACCCGAAAAGGGAGCATCTCGATCGAAGGATTGGAAGACACGCTGGACAGCATGGAACGAGGGTTCCGAAAGTTCGACGACAGCTTCAAACTCGGAATCCTCGCCGTCGTCCCGAACGAGGTGGGCGACTCGAACATTTACCGCGACACGCGCGACGAGTTGGAAGCGGATGGAAAGCCAGTAACCCCGTTTGGCGTGCGAAAACGGGACGTGCTGAAAGAGGCCTGGAAACGGCAGATGAACGTGTTCGAATTCGCGGAGAGCGACGATACCCGGGACCTCCGTGAGTACGAACAGGACCTGCTTTCGAACTTCGAGCACCTCGCCCGAATCATCGAGCAAGGAACGGTCGACGTGGAGGTCAAAGCATGA